The nucleotide window TAAAAATGGCTTCCCCGGGTATCCAACTCGTTCACCCTGCGGGAAGGAGATTTCTGGTTTTCGAGAAACATACCGATTGCCTGGTCAAGGGTCCGGGCAAAGAGCCCGGCTTTTTCATTGTTGAACGTATTCTTTATATGCTCAAACGATGGCACCAGGGCACAGAATTCACCCAGGGAATCCCAGCGCAGATGCCCCTCTTTTAAAAACTGCTGGACATGCTTGGGCGCCGAACCGCCGGCCCCGGTCTCAAACAGTCCGCCGCCGTTCATCAGCGGCACGATGGACAGCATCTTGGCACTGGTGCCCAGCTCCAGGATCGGGAACAGGTCGGTGAGATAATCACGCAACACATTACCGGTCACGGAAATAGTATCTTCACCCCTTCTGATTCTCTCCAGCGAGAAGCGCATCGCCGCCACCGGCCGCATGATCCGGATATCCAGGCCGCTGGTATCGTGGTGTGGCAGATATTTTTTGACCTTGGCGATGATCTCGGCATCGTGTCCCCTGTTTTGATCCAGCCAGAAGATGGCGGGCACGCCGGTGGCCCTGGCCCTGCTGACCGCCAGCTTGACCCAGTCCCTGATCGGCGCATCCCTGGTCTGACACATCCTGAAGATATCGCCCTGTTCCACGGGCCGGGCCAGCAGGGTCGCGCCGGCCTGGTCAATGATCCTGATCGTGCCGTTGCCCGGCGCCTCAAAGGTCTTGTCGTGGGAACCGTACTCCTCCGCCTTCTGCGCCATCAGGCCGACATTGGCAACGCTCCCCATGGTCGCCGGGTCAAAGGCGCCATGTTTCTGGCAATCTTCAACAACCTCCTGGTAGATGGTGGCATAACACCGGTCCGGCACCATGGCGATGGTATCGTGCAACTGGTGGTCAGGCCCCCACATCCTGCCGCCGTCACGGATAAACACCGGCATGGAGGCATCGATGATCACGTTATTGGGCACATGCAGGTTGGTGATCCCCTTGCTTGAGTCCACCATTGCCAGTTGACAATTTGTTTTATAGACAGCCTGAATATCCGCTTCGATCCCGGCCCGCTGCGCTTCCGGCAGGTTGTCGATCTTGGCATACAGATCACCCAGGCCGTTGTTGACATTGACCCCCAGCTCCTTGATAACCGCACCATGTTTTGCCAGGACGTCTTTATAAAAGACCGAAACGCAATGACCGAACATGATCGGGTCCGAGACCTTCATCATGGTGGCCTTGAGGTGCAGGGACAGCAACAGCCGGTCATCACCGGCCGCCTTGATCTGCTCCTGGTAAAAGGTGCGCAAGGCCCGGACATTCATCACCGCGGCATCGATCACCTCGCCCGCAAGCAGCGCGGTCTTCTCCTTGAGTGTTTTTATCCCGCCGTTATCAGCGACAAACTCGATCCGGACCTCGCATGGATTGTTGACGGTGAGCGATTTTTCACTGGAGTAGAAGTCCCCGCCAATCATGTGGGCGACCCGCGACCTGGAATCAGCGGGCCACTCCTTCATCAGCCGGTGGGGATTCTTCCGGCCGAACCGTTTTACCGCGGCCGCGGCCCTTCGATCAGAGTTGCCCTCCCGCAGGACCGGGTTGACCGCGCTTCCCAGGATCCTGGCAAACCGGGCATGAAGTTCCATCTCCGCCGCGGTTTCCGGCTCCTCGGGATAGTCCGGGATATCATATCCCTGGTCCTGCAACTCCTTGATGGCGCCTTTCAACTGGGGAACCGAGGCGCTGATATTGGGCAGTTTGATGATATTGGTCTCGGGCAGCTTGACCAGCCGGCCCAGTTCGCCGAGATGATCGGCTATTCTCCGGTCCGCGCTCAGGTACTCGGGAAAGGTCGCAATAATTCTGCCGGCAAGGGAGATGTCCCTTGTCTCAAGGCAAAAGGCGGATCCCCTGGTATATGCCCGGAGGATGGGGAGCAGGGAGTAAGTCGCCAGGGCGGGCGCTTCATCGACCTCGGTGTAGATAATCTTCTGGCTTGCCATCTGTTTTCCTTGGTAGTTATGTGGTATCGATAGAGGGGCTTAAACTCAAAGGGTGCAAGACGAGAAGAGAGCATTAGCATATACCCCTTGGGATTGCAAACATGATGAACTGGCAATAAGCACTGATGTTTCAAATGCCGCCAGAAAAAAGCAACGATTTACGACATGAAACACGTCCGTTGAGCGATTTTTGCGAGACCGACAAACCAGCATGGCTGGACCATATTTGCCCAGCCACAACGAAACAATGAAAGGCGTCACGCCGGCACGGCAAGGCCGGCGCCTGGGGACGACTTTCATATAACCATGATATTGGCAGGAGCCCTGATGGATAAGACCGGTTTCACGGCCCTGCGGCAGGCGGTGCGGGAGATCTGCTTCCCTTCATCCTGCCTGGGCTGCGCCGCCTCCCTGGCCGGTCGCAGTCCGCCCTATTTCTGTCCCGCTTGCGCCCGGGAGATCATTGCCGTTCGCCAACCCTTCTGTCCTGTCTGCGGCCGGCCCTTTTTTTCCGCCTCCGGCCCGGGCCATCTCTGCGGAACCTGCCTGGCCACTGGCCGGAACTTCAGCCGGGCCCGGGCCGTGGCCCTGTACCAGGGCGCCCTGGTACAGGCGATTCACACCTTTAAATACACCGGCCACACCGGTGGTCTTTCTTCCTTTGCCGTGTTGAAGGATCTGCTGGGACCGGGAGACCTGCTGCGGCCGGACCTGATTGTTCCGGTGCCGCTTCACCCCAGGCGTCTGAAGGAGCGCGGTTTCAACCAGGCCCTGTTGCTGGCCCGGGCCTTTTTCCCGGCCCGGCGCCATCGTATTGTTGCCGCCCTTTTGCAACGAAAGCGGTATACCCCGCCCCAGACCACTCTCTCCGGCCCGGCCCGGCGCAAGAACGTCCGCTCCGCCTTCCGGGTCAAGGCGCCGGCGCAACTGGTCGGCCAGACCGTTCTCCTGGTGGATGATGTCTATACCACCGGGGCCACGGTGGATGAATGTGCGCGGGTCCTGGTCCGGGCCGGGGCCCGCAAGGTGGAGGTCTTGACCCTGGCCCGGGTGAACGAGGAGATGTGAGCCGGACCTGGTTTTGCCTGGCTAACCAGTGGAATGTTTCAGGGGCAAATTTTTCTGCTTTTCGGTTCGGAATACTACATTGTGGTATCTCTTTGTTCTCGAACGGTTTTCCCGGGGCTGATCCAAACAGAATCTAAACAGTATCTTAATAAAAAGTGGGATTCAGAGAAATCGAGAGTAATATGAAGCAATATGGAGCATGGTGGAGATAACATAAATGTACGCCCTGTTGATAACTTGCCAGCCCCGCTCATAACTCCACAGTATCATACCATAAATTTCTTGTTCGGTAAAAAGATCGATTTATTGGGGGATTAGGAGGGGCGCCTTGCGGAACTCCGGCAAAATCAGCACATAGAACCCCTGTTGAAAACTTCCCGGCCGCGGAAAGGAAAATTTTCGAAAATCATCTTTGACAGTAATGGAGAGTTTAACTAAAAGACATGCTGGCAAACAGGAACGGAAACATATGTCTGTTTGCTCTTCTTGAGTTGACCTCTCTAGCTCTTAACAAGGTAGCTGTTTTTCAAGATGATCGACCTGCTTTGAGGAATTGAAAGCCGTCCACCTGCTTTGGTCTCCGGGCACCCGGCGGTCCTGGTTGGCGGCCCTGTTCCGGAGGACATCCGTTTAACCTTATGTATAGATAATGTGGAGCGTTTTCTTATGCTGTGGGAGAAGGTAAAAGAATCTTTGCGGGATGTCATGTCCGAAACCACGCACTGCCTGTGGATCGAGCCGCTCGTCTGTTCCGGTTCTGATGATGAATCGATCCTTGAGCTTGCCTGTCCTGATCGTTTTTTCACCACCTGGGTTGCTGATAATTACCTGGCCCGGATCCGGCAGGCCGCAACGGAACTCGCCAACGGTCCGGTCACCGTCCGGCTGGTTACCGGGCCGTTGGCCAAGGCCGAGACCCGGCAACAGTTGCGGCTGCCCTCGATGCCAACGGCAAAATCGTGTATCCGGTCCCTGCATCCGCGCTACACCTTTGACGAGTTCATGGTGGGCGAGAGCAACTACCTGGCCCAGTCCGCCTGCCGGGCCATTGCCAGCGGGGATACCTCGCTGGGCTCCCTGCTCTACATAAATGCCGGTACCGGCCTGGGCAAGAGCCATCTCACCCATGCCGTGGCCCATAACATCATCAGCCATTCGCCGGGTGCCCGGCTCCATTATCTCACTGCCCAGCAGTTCAGCGCCGAGATGGTCTGCGGAATCAGGGCCAACCGGATGGATAGTTTTAAGGAAAAGTATCATAACCACTGCGACATCCTGCTGCTCGACGATGTTCATGCCCTGACCGGCAAGGTCAAGACCCAGGAGGAGTTGAACGAATTGCTTGATGTGCTCCTCAAATCGGGCAAGCGGATTATTCTCACCGGCTCCCAGGCACCCCGCGATCTGTCCAATATCGACCTTGGCATCCGTTCCCGGATGTCGGCCGGGCTGCTGGCCACGATCAACCCGCCGGACCTCAAGACCAGGAGGCTGATCATCCGGCGCAAGGCGGCGAACTGCAACCTGAGCCTGGACGATGAATTGATCGATTTTCTCGCCCAGCAGATCAAGGGCGACATTCGCCTGGTGGAGAGTGCCATCGTCGGCCTGAAGGCCAAGTCCTCATTGATGAAGGCTGCGCCCGATTTCAAGATGGCCCGGGATATCGTGGAGGAACTTATCGGCCGCAGCCAGGAGTTGAGCGCAGAGAGTATCCGTGATTTCATGGCCGCCCAGTTCAAGATCAGCGTTGACGACCTGACCTCCAGATCGCGCAAGAGGTCCATCGCCTTTCCCCGGCAGCTCTCCATGTTCCTGGCCCGCAGGTATACGGAGCAGGGACTGGCCGATATCGGCAAGGCGTTTAACCGCGACCACTCCACGGTGCTCCATTCAATCAAGGTGATTACCGGGGCCATGGCCAGAAACAGCAGTGTCCGCGGCCAGGTGGAGATGCTTGCCAAAAAGTTGACAAGGTAAGGGGAGATCCCCTGGAAACGATCGTTTCCAGACCAGGGAAATTAAAGTTGTCAGTCTTTTTCAATCTTTTAAGTTTTTTCTGCCCTCTGTCTTCTGTCCTCTGTCCTCTGATTTAGAAATACACCCCTTTCACCGCTGCCGGGTCCATGGCCGCGGCTTTGCCCCGGGCAATGGCCGCGGCCAGTTGCCGGGCGGTCCTGGTCATATCGTTGATCCCGATCCCTTGCCAGCCGAAGCCGCAGATAAACAGTCCCGGCAGTTCCTGCATCAGCCTGGCGCGCCAGGCCCGGAGGCGGGCGTGGCCAGTCTCCGGTTGGGGAATGCCGTTGCCCGGCCGCAGGACCCTGGTAAAGCAGGGCGGTTCCGGCAGATGGAGGAGTTGTTTGAGATCAGCATGGGCCTGTTCAACCAGTTCGCGGTCGGACAGGGACAGTTTTTCCGGATGGCGCCGGCCGCCGACCAGCACCTCGACCAGCACCCGGCCGTCCGGGGCCCGGCCGGGAAACATATGGGTGGAGAACAGGGCGCCCAGGGCAAAGCGCTTTTCCTGCTCCGGGGCCAGGTAACCGAAGCCAAATGGTATTTGCGCCGACCGGGTAAAGCCCATGAGTATGTTGACGATTCGGGCCTCGACCAGGGGCGGGCCCGGGGCGGGATAACCCGAGGCCGCGAGCAGGGCCATGCCCTGGTTCACGGACAGGGCGAGCGCCAGCGCCTGGGCAGTATGGGTCCCGCCGCCCGCGTTTATCTGCCAGCCCCCTTTTTCGGTAACCCGGATCCGTTCCGCCTCGGCTCCATAGCGGATATCCTTGTCCCGGGCCAGGACTTCCACCAGCCTGGTCATCCCCTGGGGAAAACTGACCATGGCCGGCAGGCCGCTCTTTTTTTTGCCCTGTTTCCTTTTTTCTTTCCTTTTCTTGATAACTCCCCGGATTACTGAACCATATTCTTTTTCCAGGTTCCGCGCCCCAGGCATCACCGCATCAATGGAGAGCCGATCGAAGTCGCCGGCATAGGTGCCGGTAAACACCGCGTCGGCAAAGGGCAGGAGCGCCGGGCCGAAGCGGTGGCTTATCCATTGGCTCACCGTTGGTTCGCCGGAGAGCGGTTTTTGCCGGAGTTCGGCCAGGACCCGGAGCTTGGCCGAAAAGGGGAGCAGCGACGAGGCGATGATCCGGCCCGGGCTCTGGGGGATCATCCTGAGCCGGCCGTTAAGGCAGACATAGCGGACAAAACTGGCCAGGGGCGCCCGCTGGGCCTCCTGGTCCAGGCCGGTGTCAATCAGGAGTTCATTGCTTGCCGCCGAGTTGTCCAGGAAACCGTGGGGCCCCCATTCGGCCAGATAGCCGTCCCGGCTGAAGGAGCGGATCGCGCCGCCGGGCCGGTCCGCCTTTTCCAGGAGCAGGACCTTGGCCCGGGGCCGTTGTTTCTGGAAAAAATGGGCCAGGGCCAGACCCGAGAGCCCGCTGCCGATGATGATCAGGTCGTAAGGCTGTTTCATTACGTATGGTTTTTCCTTATAATTCCGGTCCGGTACCCAGCCCGTTATGGGTTACCGTAACCGTTGTCCCGGTGGTGATGATTTCAACCCAGCCGCCATCCTTGAGCATGCCGGGATTTATGACCAGGGTCCGGCCGATCCGGTCATGGGCCCGGGCCTCGTGGATATGGCCGGTGAGACAGAGGGCTGGCTGGTGTTCCTCGATAAAGGCCCGGACCGCGCTGCTGCCCACATGGACGCCGTTGGCCAGCACATCGGTTTTGCTGCGCAACGGCGGGGCATGGGAGACCAGGATTTTTTCCAGGGCCCGGTCCACCTGGGCGGCGCCGCTGTCAAGAAGCGCGGTCAGCTCCTGCTCGCTGAATTCAAGGGGGGTGTTAAAAGGGGTCTGGTTGGAGCCGCCCACCCCGATGAGACCGATCTCCCCGAAAAGAACACCCCGGCCGTGCAGACCGACCCCCTGTTCTTTAAGAAAATCGTCCACCTCCGGCTGGTCCATATTGCCGGGCAGGGCCAGCACCCTGCGGTTGCGGGCCATGATCCGTTCCAGCACCGTTTCGGCATCCTGCCTGCCCCCGAAGTTGGTAAAGTCGCCGGTGATTATCACCAGGTCGGCGCGGTCGAGACCGGGGATGGTCTCAATACCGCTCAGGTCCATATGGATGTCGCCGAATGCCACGATTCGCATTGTTGTTCCCTCCGTTGGGTCAAGGAGCACTCCGTTCGGAAGCTCCTTGCGTAAACATTCAGTACCCCCCCTCCTGTCGGGAAAAGGGTTTTCTTCTACCAACGGCCGCTCCTTTGAGAAGGGCCGGCTGTTCATAAACAGGCTATCAAGCAGGAACTCGCTTCGCCGCGGCGGCGATTCGGAATCCATAAGCATATCCTGCCGAAGTTGTTTCAAATTCCGCTTTTGCCGTCACGGCCGCGGCTCAGGGTCCGCTACACCGTTCGGTATAAGAAAACCCCTTTCCCGGTCCAATCTCAAACGTACGGGGTTTATCGAAACCTTACCTCCTTGCTGACATCACAGGTGCTTGACAGGCCCGGGATGATGATTATCGTTACTCTCGTCCTCGGCCCGGCGGTTTTTGCCGGATCAGAGGTCTGCCGCCATGGCCGTATTCTCATCCAGATCAGTGAAAAAATCAATAGAATGAGCGCGTTCGCCCGCATCATAAAAAAGAAGAGGTAGCTGCCCATGACCACACCGAAGATCACCATTGAGACCAAGGAGTTCCAGGCTGAAGTCAAGAAGCTGCTGGATATCGTGATCCATTCCCTTTATACCGAACGGGATATCTTTGTCCGCGAATTGATCTCCAACGCGGCCGACGCCCTGGAGAAGTTCCGGCACCAGAGTCTGTTGGCGGAAGAGGTCTTTGACAGCCACCTGCCCCTGGAAATCAACATCGACCTTGATGACAAGCAGCATACCCTGACCATCATTGACACCGGCATCGGTATGACCCGGGAGGAACTGGAGCACAATCTGGGCACCATTGCCCACTCCGGTTCCAACACCTTCCTCTCCCAACTGGCCGAGGCGGCCAAGAAAGACGTCAGCCTGATCGGCCAGTTCGGGGTCGGTTTTTATTCGGCTTTCATGGCCGGGAAAAAGGTTACGGTCCAGTCACGTTCCTATAAACCGGATGAAGAGGGCCATGAGTGGGTCTCCGACGGTGCGGGCAGCTACACCCTGAGCCCGGCCCCGGGCATCAGGCGCGGTACCAGGATCATCGTTGAGCTGAAGGATGATGCCCGCCAGTATGCCGAGCCCGAGACGATCAAGCGGATTATCAAGCAATATTCAAATTTCGTCCCCTTTCCGATCAAGGTCGGCGGCGATAAGATCAATACCGTCCAGGCCCTTTGGACCCGTAACAAGAACGAGATCAAGGACCAGGAGTACACCGAGTTCTATAAGTTCATCGGCAATGCCTTTGACGAGCCATTTTATCGGCTCCATTTTTCCGCTGATGCGCCCCTGGCGATCAATGCCCTGCTTTTCGTGCCCAGGGAAAATCTTGAACAGATGGGTTTCGGTCGGATTAAATCCGGGGTCAACCTCTATTGCCAGAAGGTGCTGATTGAGCAGCACAGTGAAAATATCCTGCCGGAATGGCTCCGTTTTTTGAAAGGGGTGGTGGACAGCGAGGACATGCCGCTCAATATCTCCCGCCAGGCCCTGCAGGACAGCAGCCTGGTGGCCAAGATAAAAAAGGTCATTACCAAGCGGTTTCTGAAGTTTCTGGCTGAACAGGCCCGGGATGACCATGAAAAATACCTCCGCTTCTGGAAGAATTTCGGCTTTTTTTTCAAGGAAGGGATTACCTCGGATTTCACCTATCGGGAGGAGTTGGCCCTGCTGCTCAGATTCGAATCATCCAAGTCCGCGCCCGGGACGCCCATCTCCCTGGCCGACTATGTGCAACGGATGGGGGAGGAGCAGAAAGAGATTTATTATATCAACGGTCCTGATCGGGCGACCATCGAGTCCGGGCCTTATATCGAGGCCTTTCGCCAACAGGATATCGAGATCCTTTATACCCTGGAGCCCATTGACGACTTTGTCATGAGTCATCTGGGAGAATTCCAGGACAAGAAGCTGGTTTCCGCGGACCGGGCCGATCTTGAGTTGCCTGGGTTGAAAAAGGAAGAAGCCGCCCAAGAGACCGGGGCGACGGACAGTGGCGAACCGATGACCGAGGAGGCAATCGCTGCTTTTTCCAAATGGATGAAGGAGTCGCTCGGCGACCGGGTCAAGGAGGTGGTCGCCTCCAACCGGTTGGTGGACAGCCCGGCCATGGTGGTCAACCCGGACGGGTTCATGACCAGCACCATGGAACGGGTGCTCCAGGCGGCAAATTTTTCCCAGGGCAAGGAGAGCCCCGGGGTCAGCGCCAAGAACCTGGAGATCAACACCCGCCACCCCTTGATCAGAAATCTGGCCGTGCTGCGTGACCAGGACCAGGAACTGGCCGGGAGCATGGCCGAGCAGATCCTGGACAATGCCTTGATCCAGGCCGGGCTGGTGGTTGATTCGCGCAAGATGGTGGAGCGCAGCTACCGGATCCTGGAGCGGTTGACCAACACTCAATAATTTTGTAACCGTTCTTGCGGGTCGAAATCCCGGCGGATTGCTCCGGCGTTGTAACCCCATCGGCCGGGCCGTCCAGGAGCAGGGCCGCGGATATTATACCGCAAGGGCATAAGTTTCGTTTGAGTTCGCCCAGGCAGACCCAACTCAGCTTTATGTTGAAAAAGGGTACTGATCGGGATATTCTTGCCCTGCCTGGGGCAAGTGGTTGCCGGGCGCCTTTTTTGCCATTGCCGCTGCCGATGGCTGTTGCGGCCTTATTGTGCTATCTAGTGTCCGTCCAGAAATGAGCAATTTTGTTCAAGATCAAGGATCGCGAAAAAAATAACCGGAGTCATATAAATGATATTACGAGGATTATTTTTTGAGCATGACGCCGAGATTGGGCGAAAGGGCCATTTCTGGATGGGCACTATCTACTCCTGGAGATTATTGAATGTATTCGCATCGTAAAGGGTTGCCGCTCCTCTTCCTCTTTTTTATTGCCATCCTTGCGGGCGGCTGTTCCTTCCACCATGAACCGGTCCGTCATCTGGCCTCGGACGCGGCCCTGATCGTGCCGGGCCAGACCAGTAAACAGGAGGTTCTCGCCTATCTCGGCGAGCCGGATGAACGGCGACAGGCGGAAAACGGCGAAGAGGTATGGATCTACGTCCAAGTCACGGAGAGCTTCCTGCGTAAGGCCCCCTATATCGGCAAGAGGCTGGGTTCCGAGGAGTACAATGTAATGAATATCTCCTTTGCCGGGAATATCGTTACCTCCTGCGTCTACCGGTTATTCAACGAGGAAGAATACCAGCCGAACGGGAAAAAGGAGTGAGCCTGGCTAATAATTTCGAAAAGGCCCGGCAGCGGATGGTGAGTGAACAACTCGTCCGCCGGTCCATTGATGATCCAAGGGTGCTGGCGGCCATGGCCAAGGTGCCGCGTCATCTCTTTGTCGAGGATGCCCTCCGCGGCCAGGCCTACGGTGATTATCCCCTGCCCATCGGCCGGGGCCAGACCATCTCCCAGCCCTTTATCGTCGCCCTGATGACCCAGGCCTTAAAACTTGCCGGCCACGAACGGGTGCTCGAGATCGGCACCGGCTCCGGTTATCAGGCCGCGATTCTCTCCCTGCTCTGTGAAAAGGTCTTTACCGTCGAACGGATCGATACCCTGCTCGTCCGGGCCCGAACGGTGTTTGATCAACTCCATTACATCAATATCCTTTCCCGGCTGGACGACGGCACGGTTGGCTGGGCCGAGCACAGCCCCTTTGACGCGATCATGGTCACCGCCGGCGGTCCCAGGGTGCCGGAACCCCTGTTGGAGCAACTCGCCGACCCCGGGAGGCTGGTCATCCCGGTGGGTGACCGCCATGGCCAGGAGCTGATCCTGGTGCGCAAGGAACATGGCGCGACCAGCCGGGAGGTTATTGAAAATGTCCGTTTTGTGGATCTGGTGGGGGCCCATGGCTGGTAAAACGAGCAACAAAGAGGCTGCTGTTGTTGCCGTGGCGGCAGAACCGGGCTGGTTCCGGCGGCTCTACGACCGCTGCCTGGCATGGGTGCAGACCCCGTACGGCTTGTGGGCCCTTTTTTTGATCGCCGTGGCTGAGTCCTCTTTTTTCCCCATCCCGCCGGATGTCTTTCTGATCGTCCTGGCCGTTGCCACCCCGAAAAAGGCCTTCCGCTATGCCGGGATCTGCGCGGTCGGCTCGGTGCTGGGCGGGGCCCTGGGCTACGGGCTCGGGCTCGGGTTCATGGATACCGTGGGGGTGCGGATTCTCGACTGGTACGGACTCCAGGCCAAGTTTGCCGAGGTCCAGGAGCTGTATCAACGGTATGACGTCTGGGCGGTCGGCGCTGCCGGGTTCACCCCGCTGCCCTATAAATTGTTCACCATTACCGCCGGTGCCTTTCAGCTCAACTTTTTCACCTTCATCCTGGTTTCGTTGATCTCGCGCTCGGCCCGCTTCTTCCTGGTGGCCGCCTTTATCTACCGGTTCGGCGCCCCGGTCCGGACCTTTGTCGAACGTTATTTCAACATTCTCTCCATCCTGTTCTTCATCCTGCTCATCGGCGGCTTCCTGGTGGTCAGGTGGCTGGTCTGATTTTCCCTGTCTGCACGGGACGGGGTGACAGCGGGGTTTGCAATCGGGCCGCAAGCCTGCGCACCTGCTTCATTGTCTCTTCCGGGTTCGCGGTTGTGAATATTCGGTTGGCCAGCACCACCCGGCCGTTGATGATCACGGTGCGCACATCGCCACCCCCGGCCCCGTAGACCAGCAGATCGGGATGGTAGAAGGGGGTCAGGTGCGGCCGGCTGAGATCGATCATGATCAGGTCGGCCTGTTTTCCCGGGGCCAGGCTGCCGATCCGGCCACCCAGTCCGAGAATTCCGGCGCCACCGGTGCAGGCCATGGCCAGCACCCGTCCGGCCGGCAGCACGGTGGGATCTTTTTTGCTGACCTTGTGCAGCTTGGCAATGAGGTTCATCTCCCGGAACAGATCCAGGATATTGTTGCTGGCGCTGCCATCGGTGCCCAGTCCAACCGGGATTCCCTGGCCGAGCATCTCCGGCAGCGGCGCGATCCCGGCGGCGAGTTTCATGTTGCTGGTCGTACAGGCACTGACCCCGGCCCCGCTTTGGGCCAGGATAGTCAGGTCGTCCGGTTTCAGCCATGTGCAATGGACGCAGACCGTGTCCCGGTCCAGGACCCCCAGCCCGGCGAGATAGTTTAAGGGCGAGACCCCGTGCTCTGCGTGGATCTGTTCGGTTTCGGCCCTGGTTTCGGCCAGGTGGATGAAGAAGGGCGCCTTCCGGGCCCGGGCCGCGGCCTTGGCCTTTCTGATGGTCGCTGCCGCGCAGGTATAGGGCGAGTGACAGAATATTGCCGGGGTGATCAGCGGGTCCTTCCCCTGCCAGGCATCAATGAACCGGGCCGCCATTGCCACGTTATCCGCCGGGTCCGGCACACCGGGTGCGGGGAAGTCGATCACTCCCTGGGCTGCCACCGCCCGCAGGCCGGTATCCCGGAAGGCCCGCGCGGCCTGGTCTTCATGGAAATAGCTGTCCGCGATACAGGTGATCCCGGCCCGGATCATTTCCAGGGCCGCCAGTTTGGAGCACCAGTAGACCATCTCCGGGGTAACGCTTCCGGCCTCGGCCGGAAAGATATGTTCGTTCAGCCAGGTCATCAGTTCCAGGTCGTCGGCCAGGCCGCGGAACAGGGTCATGGCCGCATGGGTGTGGCTGTTGACCAGGCCGGGCATCACCAGGCAATTATCGCCGGCAATGGTCTGCCGGGCCCGGATCGCGGCCGGCAGTTCGGCCATGGGCCCCAGTGCCTGGATAACGGTGCCCCGGACCAGGAGATACCCGTTGTGGATTGGCCCGGGCTGGTCCGGGTTCAGGGTGAGAACCGTGGCATTGGTGATCAGGATATCGTTGACAAGGGGTTGAGCGGTCATGGGCGGCTAATCCATGGTGATGGTTTTTATAAAAAAACGGGATGCACCGATACCGGCCATGGTACCATATTCACGGCTGCCGGTAAAAATGCTTTTC belongs to Desulfobacterales bacterium and includes:
- a CDS encoding protein-L-isoaspartate(D-aspartate) O-methyltransferase, whose protein sequence is MANNFEKARQRMVSEQLVRRSIDDPRVLAAMAKVPRHLFVEDALRGQAYGDYPLPIGRGQTISQPFIVALMTQALKLAGHERVLEIGTGSGYQAAILSLLCEKVFTVERIDTLLVRARTVFDQLHYINILSRLDDGTVGWAEHSPFDAIMVTAGGPRVPEPLLEQLADPGRLVIPVGDRHGQELILVRKEHGATSREVIENVRFVDLVGAHGW
- a CDS encoding VTT domain-containing protein; translated protein: MAGKTSNKEAAVVAVAAEPGWFRRLYDRCLAWVQTPYGLWALFLIAVAESSFFPIPPDVFLIVLAVATPKKAFRYAGICAVGSVLGGALGYGLGLGFMDTVGVRILDWYGLQAKFAEVQELYQRYDVWAVGAAGFTPLPYKLFTITAGAFQLNFFTFILVSLISRSARFFLVAAFIYRFGAPVRTFVERYFNILSILFFILLIGGFLVVRWLV
- the htpG gene encoding molecular chaperone HtpG encodes the protein MTTPKITIETKEFQAEVKKLLDIVIHSLYTERDIFVRELISNAADALEKFRHQSLLAEEVFDSHLPLEINIDLDDKQHTLTIIDTGIGMTREELEHNLGTIAHSGSNTFLSQLAEAAKKDVSLIGQFGVGFYSAFMAGKKVTVQSRSYKPDEEGHEWVSDGAGSYTLSPAPGIRRGTRIIVELKDDARQYAEPETIKRIIKQYSNFVPFPIKVGGDKINTVQALWTRNKNEIKDQEYTEFYKFIGNAFDEPFYRLHFSADAPLAINALLFVPRENLEQMGFGRIKSGVNLYCQKVLIEQHSENILPEWLRFLKGVVDSEDMPLNISRQALQDSSLVAKIKKVITKRFLKFLAEQARDDHEKYLRFWKNFGFFFKEGITSDFTYREELALLLRFESSKSAPGTPISLADYVQRMGEEQKEIYYINGPDRATIESGPYIEAFRQQDIEILYTLEPIDDFVMSHLGEFQDKKLVSADRADLELPGLKKEEAAQETGATDSGEPMTEEAIAAFSKWMKESLGDRVKEVVASNRLVDSPAMVVNPDGFMTSTMERVLQAANFSQGKESPGVSAKNLEINTRHPLIRNLAVLRDQDQELAGSMAEQILDNALIQAGLVVDSRKMVERSYRILERLTNTQ
- a CDS encoding amidohydrolase, which codes for MTAQPLVNDILITNATVLTLNPDQPGPIHNGYLLVRGTVIQALGPMAELPAAIRARQTIAGDNCLVMPGLVNSHTHAAMTLFRGLADDLELMTWLNEHIFPAEAGSVTPEMVYWCSKLAALEMIRAGITCIADSYFHEDQAARAFRDTGLRAVAAQGVIDFPAPGVPDPADNVAMAARFIDAWQGKDPLITPAIFCHSPYTCAAATIRKAKAAARARKAPFFIHLAETRAETEQIHAEHGVSPLNYLAGLGVLDRDTVCVHCTWLKPDDLTILAQSGAGVSACTTSNMKLAAGIAPLPEMLGQGIPVGLGTDGSASNNILDLFREMNLIAKLHKVSKKDPTVLPAGRVLAMACTGGAGILGLGGRIGSLAPGKQADLIMIDLSRPHLTPFYHPDLLVYGAGGGDVRTVIINGRVVLANRIFTTANPEETMKQVRRLAARLQTPLSPRPVQTGKIRPAT